A genomic region of Salvelinus namaycush isolate Seneca chromosome 7, SaNama_1.0, whole genome shotgun sequence contains the following coding sequences:
- the si:ch73-174h16.4 gene encoding leucine-rich repeat-containing protein 14: protein MVLPLVNLCAKEVVSDHSSSPGWLGCVPRELYRPLLEAAFSNCRPLAVGELVQRWPERTLRAGGRRQGQSPPNRLCVQALLLAVVRGLSDKRCALQVLDLCGLQCEEGGVGDPMGGWSLTVALSTMVVQARAAAQRSLGREGERERKRVLAMERERDVVKRERGGGLEEGEGGGLLVESVRKEKEETSGCLREDQQVKGVRRRMEMERRKESAAVAGLAGGKVGEGEADSKVDSEVVVCVRADLFVNARSWERVRAALGTTGPLKLQCRYVRVEELSVSSIGSLLDLLPRHVLLGVDIRYSCLGVAGLALLLPQLSMFPMLSSLRLHYCNLDIRRDMAGQEGAMKEMSQGLGKLSQLRRLSLTALRLPGHLRMLLSSFPQPLEVLELPYLSLTPADLSYLSCSPHASSLQQLDLSENRLDELALPSVRRLFSQASSCLMQLSLSGCGLTDGLLAAMLPSLSCCRGLKSLSLALNPLSLAGLLDLVRMAVRMPSLRQLLYPNPLEDYQPGLPPMPSSAQLLDWPLDELVEVHEATSLQLDRVVMESGRSDLILTCDLLNYNKDLVEQ, encoded by the exons ATGGTGCTTCCCTTGGTGAATCTTTGTGCCAAAGAGGTTGTGAGTGATCACAGTTCCTCTCCGGGTTGGCTTGGTTGTGTACCCAGGGAACTGTACAGACCGCTTCTGGAGGCTGCCTTCAGCAACTGCCGCCCGCTGGCTGTCGGGGAATTGGTGCAGCGATGGCCCGAGCGGACTCTGCGGGCTGGCGGCCGGAGGCAGGGGCAGAGTCCTCCAAATCGACTCTGTGTCCAGGCTCTCTTGCTCGCGGTGGTCAGAGGGTTGTCGGACAAAAG GTGTGCTCTCCAGGTGCTGGACCTATGTGGGCtgcagtgtgaggagggaggaGTGGGAGACCCAATGGGTGGTTGGTCACTGACCGTGGCCCTCAGCACCATGGTTGTACAGGCCAGGGCTGCAGCTCAGAGGTCCctcgggagagagggggaacggGAAAGGAAGAGAGTGCTGGccatggaaagggagagagacgtgGTCAAacgagaaagaggaggagggttagaggaaggagagggaggcgGGCTGCTGGTGGAGTCggtgagaaaagagaaagaggagacatCGGGGTGTCTGCGGGAGGACCAGCAGGTGaagggggtgaggaggaggatggagatggagaggagaaaggagagtgCAGCAGTGGCTGGTCTGGCAGGTGGCAAAGTGGGCGAGGGGGAGGCAGACTCTAAGGTAGACAGcgaggtggtggtgtgtgtgaggGCTGACCTCTTTGTGAATGCCCGCTCCTGGGAGCGTGTGCGTGCAGCCCTGGGTACGACAGGCCCCCTCAAGTTACAGTGCAGGTATGTCCGTGTGGAGGAGCTCTCCGTCTCCAGCATCGGATCTCTGCTAGACCTCCTACCCCGTCATGTCCTCCTGGGGGTGGACATCCGctacagctgtctgggggtggccggcctggctctcctcctccctcaGCTCTCCATGTTCCCCATGCTAAGCTCCTTGCGCCTGCACTATTGCAACCTGGACATCCGCAGAGACATGGCCGGCCAGGAGGGGGCAATGAAGGAGATGTCCCAGGGGCTGGGGAAGCTCAGTCAGCTGCGCCGCCTCAGCCTCACTGCCCTCCGGCTGCCTGGACACCTCCGCATGCTGCTCAG CTCTTTCCCTCAGCCGCTGGAGGTGCTGGAGCTTCCCTACCTGAGCCTGACCCCCGCCGACCTCTCCTATCTATCCTGCAGCCCGCACGCCTCCTCGCTGCAGCAACTGGACCTGAGTGAGAACAGGCTGGATGAGTTGGCCTTGCCCTCGGTGCGTCGCCTCTTCTCCCAGGCGTCCAGCTGCCTCATGCAACTTTCCCTGAGCGGCTGTGGCCTCACCGACGGCCTGTTGGCGGCAATGCTCCCGTCGCTCAGCTGCTGCCGGGGCCTGAAGAGCCTGAGCCTCGCCTTGAACCCGCTCTCCCTGGCCGGGCTCCTGGACCTGGTGAGGATGGCGGTCAGGATGCCCTCCCTCCGACAGCTTCTGTACCCCAATCCCCTGGAGGACTACCAGCCTGGGCTGCCCCCCATGCCCTCCAGTGCCCAGCTGCTGGACTGGCCCTTGGATGAGCTGGTGGAGGTCCACGAGGCCACCAGTCTCCAACTGGACAGGGTGGTGATGGAGAGTGGCCGCTCGGACCTGATCCTGACCTGCGACCTTCTCAACTACAATAAAGACTTGGTGGAGCAGTGA